One window of the Lepeophtheirus salmonis chromosome 7, UVic_Lsal_1.4, whole genome shotgun sequence genome contains the following:
- the LOC121121343 gene encoding patched domain-containing protein 3 isoform X2, with translation MVKFLDKLSTLFTRTLENIFYRLGFTVATYPWWTILVSSIICLSTMTGLIWFHQTTDYEVLWAPDNTNALQNKLWIEKNYPKDSRLEYIILEAPNVLTKENIIYLFKIDQKLRNVVSSTYNKTYADLCYRTPQKCVSQSILQIWANKESIPDEDIIMGLDSNTIFKDVTKAWNEGSLGLDLLINEPEWNDNGKTIIGAKGFLSIWLMKNNASDYVEGDLPRDWVAEDWEKNLIKFLTDGTDHQPNLENASNDAMVYSFTERSFQDEIVTSIDGGMYVFGVGFLLILIYSLLVTSDFHPVNQRVMLLLLGFMVIGMAIGSSFGLGFHIGIIYADLHPIIPFLLLGIGVDDLFIIIKSTDNLSQKEKELPLKERIALVVQHSGVSITVTSLTDLVAFLISSTTSIPLLRAFCLSVALGISFLYFFVVTFFIAWYTLDERRIEEGKAFLWFTKRVHSVPPKKSTWTHNLYKKYYVEYLFAIPSQLILGGISLLVFGFGIFGTFNIQQDYDPITYMRQNSYQVKFIEAKNRLYPEFGDIVDIYVGNIPYWENIQEMKQIDSLVNNCQYVRTGSHSLYWFKHVIDVCESEGFNCSTEFDFKKAIVFSLVLKPFIFADLKLNITILEEFQDFQDLKWHIQSSKSTFQYGHLESISVQTKAMDEIILGLEKIIFEDSDFVSPISRSLAFHQWTANKVISKELIRNMSLNFACITIVLFMLLANIQLSLIVLFTVAMTITEIAGFAYFVGLNIEIVTSLELILSVGLVLDYSAHIGVCYTIQKTGSRRERSQRALLDMGPAIFSGGFSTFLAFVVLFFNDSYIFTSFCHMLGFGVLFGLWNALVFMPLLLSYFGPLTEEELKTVSPTPSVGRVNMAFPCSNSDIAPPMEEKKKHFVEVISSDGSNEYVAKF, from the exons ACTTGGATTCACTGTAGCAACATACCCATGGTGGACTATTTTGGTATCTAGTATAATATGTCTTTCCACTATGACAGGTTTAATTTGGTTTCATCAAACCACAGACTATGAAGTTCTATGGGCCCCTGACAATACCAAC GCCCTTCAAAATAAACTTTGGATTGAGAAAAACTACCCAAAGGACTCAAGGTTGGAGTATATTATTCTTGAGGCTCCAAATGTTTTAACAAAGGAGAATATTATTTAC CTCTTCAAGATTGATCAAAAACTTCGAAATGTGGTTTCCTCAACGTATAATAAAACATATGCTGATCTATGTTATCG CACCCCTCAGAAATGTGTCTCTCAAAGTATACTTC agaTTTGGGCTAATAAGGAAAGCATACCAGATGAAGACATAATAATGGGGTTAGATAGCAATACCATATTCAAGGATGTGACAAAGGCTTGGAACGAGGG TTCTTTAGGTTTGGATTTACTCATCAATGAGCCAGAATGGAATGATAATGGTAAAACAATTATTGGTGCAAAAGGGTTTCTCTCAATTTGGCTCATGAAAAACAATGCTTCAGACTATGTTGAGGGTGATTTACCAAGGGATTGGGTTGCAGAAGattgggagaaaaatttaattaagtttttaacaGATGGAACAGATCATCAACCTAACCTGGAAAATGCTTCAAACGACGCCATGGTCTACTCTTTTACAGAGAGAAG cTTTCAAGATGAAATTGTTACATCAATTGATGGTGGAATGTATGTATTTGGAGTAGGATTTCTTCTCATCCTTATATACTCGTTGTTAG TAACCTCTGACTTCCACCCTGTCAATCAACGAGTCATGTTACTTCTCCTTGGTTTTATGGTGATTGGAATGGCAATAGGCTCTTCATTTGGTCTTGGCTTTCATATTGGAATCATTTACGCAGATCTCCACCCCATCATACCCTTTCTACTCTTGGGTATTGGTGTAGACGACctcttcatcatcatcaagtCAACAGATAATCTAagtcaaaaagaaaaggagtTACCTCTAAAAGAACGAATTGCACTTGTTGTACAGCATAGTGGGGTGTCAATAACAGTCACATCTCTAACTGATCTTGTGgcttttttaattagttctacAACGTCCATTCCTTTATTGAGAGCATTTTGTCTCTCTGTGGCTCTCGGGATAtcttttctctatttttttgttgtcacATTTTTTATAGCCTGGTATACCTTGGATGAACGTCGAATTGAGGAAGGGAAGGCTTTTCTATGGTTTACCAAACGTGTACACAGtgttcccccaaaaaaatcaacatggactcataatttgtataaaaagtattatgtgGAATATCTTTTTGCGATACCAAGTCAATTGATTCTTGGAGGAATAAGTTTGTTGGTATTTGGTTTTGGGATCTTTGGTACATTCAATATTCAACAAGACTATGATCCTATAACCTACATGAGACAAAATTCTTACCAAGTTAAATTTATAGAGGCCAAGAATCGACTTTATCCAGAGTTTGGTGATATTGttgatatatatgtag GAAATATTCCATATTGGGAGAATATACAAGAAATGAAACAAATTGATAGTCTTGTCAACAATTGTCAATATGTTCGCACAGGATCTCATTCCCTTTATTGGTTTAAACATGTCATTGATGTCTGTGAAAGTGAAGGCTTCAATTGCTCAACAG agtttgattttaaaaaggcCATTGTGTTTTCCCTAGTACTTAAGCCATTCATTTTTGCtgatttaaaacttaatataactattttggAAGAATTTCAAGATTTTCAAGATTTAAAGTGGCATATTCAATCTTCAAAAAGTACCTTTCAATATGGTCATTTAGAGAGTATTTCTGTACAGACTAAAGCAATGGATGAAATTATTCTGG gtctggaaaaaattatttttgaggatTCAGATTTTGTTTCGCCGATTTCTCGATCCCTGGCATTCCATCAATGGACAGCAAAcaag GTCATATCCAAGGAATTGATTCGGAACATGAGTTTAAACTTTGCCTGCATCACAATTGTTCTTTTTATGCTTTTGGCAAACATTCAACTAAGTCTTATTGTTCTATTTACTGTTGCAATGACCATTACAGAGATTGCTGGTTTCGCCTATTTTGTGGggttaaatattgaaatagtcACATCCCTGGAATTAATTCTCAGTGTAGGATTAGTTCTTGATTACTCAGCTCACATAGGTGTATGCTATACCATTCAAAAGACTGGTTCGCGAAGAGAAAGAAGTCAAAGAGCCTTGCTTGACATGGGCCCAGCTATATTTAGTGGAGGGTTTTCAACCTTCCTTGCCTTTGTCGTACTGTTCTTCAATGATTCTTACATTTTTACATCATTCTGTCATATGTTGGGCTTTGGAGTTCTTTTCGGATTATGGAATGCATTAGTTTTTATGCCACTTCTTCTTAGCTACTTTGGGCCTCTGACGGAAGAAGAACTAAAAACGGTATCTCCTACTCCTTCCGTAGGAAGAGTCAACATGGCATTCCCTTGCAGTAACTCTGATATAGCTCCTCCtatggaggaaaaaaagaaacatttcgTTGAAGTAATTTCCTCTGACGGATCTAATGAATATGTtgccaaattttaa
- the LOC121121343 gene encoding patched domain-containing protein 3 isoform X1 has translation MHHSPPLQQNKIVRTTVSQHQLLEYRPVYVANFLGRFRLITVQKVLGFTVATYPWWTILVSSIICLSTMTGLIWFHQTTDYEVLWAPDNTNALQNKLWIEKNYPKDSRLEYIILEAPNVLTKENIIYLFKIDQKLRNVVSSTYNKTYADLCYRTPQKCVSQSILQIWANKESIPDEDIIMGLDSNTIFKDVTKAWNEGSLGLDLLINEPEWNDNGKTIIGAKGFLSIWLMKNNASDYVEGDLPRDWVAEDWEKNLIKFLTDGTDHQPNLENASNDAMVYSFTERSFQDEIVTSIDGGMYVFGVGFLLILIYSLLVTSDFHPVNQRVMLLLLGFMVIGMAIGSSFGLGFHIGIIYADLHPIIPFLLLGIGVDDLFIIIKSTDNLSQKEKELPLKERIALVVQHSGVSITVTSLTDLVAFLISSTTSIPLLRAFCLSVALGISFLYFFVVTFFIAWYTLDERRIEEGKAFLWFTKRVHSVPPKKSTWTHNLYKKYYVEYLFAIPSQLILGGISLLVFGFGIFGTFNIQQDYDPITYMRQNSYQVKFIEAKNRLYPEFGDIVDIYVGNIPYWENIQEMKQIDSLVNNCQYVRTGSHSLYWFKHVIDVCESEGFNCSTEFDFKKAIVFSLVLKPFIFADLKLNITILEEFQDFQDLKWHIQSSKSTFQYGHLESISVQTKAMDEIILGLEKIIFEDSDFVSPISRSLAFHQWTANKVISKELIRNMSLNFACITIVLFMLLANIQLSLIVLFTVAMTITEIAGFAYFVGLNIEIVTSLELILSVGLVLDYSAHIGVCYTIQKTGSRRERSQRALLDMGPAIFSGGFSTFLAFVVLFFNDSYIFTSFCHMLGFGVLFGLWNALVFMPLLLSYFGPLTEEELKTVSPTPSVGRVNMAFPCSNSDIAPPMEEKKKHFVEVISSDGSNEYVAKF, from the exons ACTTGGATTCACTGTAGCAACATACCCATGGTGGACTATTTTGGTATCTAGTATAATATGTCTTTCCACTATGACAGGTTTAATTTGGTTTCATCAAACCACAGACTATGAAGTTCTATGGGCCCCTGACAATACCAAC GCCCTTCAAAATAAACTTTGGATTGAGAAAAACTACCCAAAGGACTCAAGGTTGGAGTATATTATTCTTGAGGCTCCAAATGTTTTAACAAAGGAGAATATTATTTAC CTCTTCAAGATTGATCAAAAACTTCGAAATGTGGTTTCCTCAACGTATAATAAAACATATGCTGATCTATGTTATCG CACCCCTCAGAAATGTGTCTCTCAAAGTATACTTC agaTTTGGGCTAATAAGGAAAGCATACCAGATGAAGACATAATAATGGGGTTAGATAGCAATACCATATTCAAGGATGTGACAAAGGCTTGGAACGAGGG TTCTTTAGGTTTGGATTTACTCATCAATGAGCCAGAATGGAATGATAATGGTAAAACAATTATTGGTGCAAAAGGGTTTCTCTCAATTTGGCTCATGAAAAACAATGCTTCAGACTATGTTGAGGGTGATTTACCAAGGGATTGGGTTGCAGAAGattgggagaaaaatttaattaagtttttaacaGATGGAACAGATCATCAACCTAACCTGGAAAATGCTTCAAACGACGCCATGGTCTACTCTTTTACAGAGAGAAG cTTTCAAGATGAAATTGTTACATCAATTGATGGTGGAATGTATGTATTTGGAGTAGGATTTCTTCTCATCCTTATATACTCGTTGTTAG TAACCTCTGACTTCCACCCTGTCAATCAACGAGTCATGTTACTTCTCCTTGGTTTTATGGTGATTGGAATGGCAATAGGCTCTTCATTTGGTCTTGGCTTTCATATTGGAATCATTTACGCAGATCTCCACCCCATCATACCCTTTCTACTCTTGGGTATTGGTGTAGACGACctcttcatcatcatcaagtCAACAGATAATCTAagtcaaaaagaaaaggagtTACCTCTAAAAGAACGAATTGCACTTGTTGTACAGCATAGTGGGGTGTCAATAACAGTCACATCTCTAACTGATCTTGTGgcttttttaattagttctacAACGTCCATTCCTTTATTGAGAGCATTTTGTCTCTCTGTGGCTCTCGGGATAtcttttctctatttttttgttgtcacATTTTTTATAGCCTGGTATACCTTGGATGAACGTCGAATTGAGGAAGGGAAGGCTTTTCTATGGTTTACCAAACGTGTACACAGtgttcccccaaaaaaatcaacatggactcataatttgtataaaaagtattatgtgGAATATCTTTTTGCGATACCAAGTCAATTGATTCTTGGAGGAATAAGTTTGTTGGTATTTGGTTTTGGGATCTTTGGTACATTCAATATTCAACAAGACTATGATCCTATAACCTACATGAGACAAAATTCTTACCAAGTTAAATTTATAGAGGCCAAGAATCGACTTTATCCAGAGTTTGGTGATATTGttgatatatatgtag GAAATATTCCATATTGGGAGAATATACAAGAAATGAAACAAATTGATAGTCTTGTCAACAATTGTCAATATGTTCGCACAGGATCTCATTCCCTTTATTGGTTTAAACATGTCATTGATGTCTGTGAAAGTGAAGGCTTCAATTGCTCAACAG agtttgattttaaaaaggcCATTGTGTTTTCCCTAGTACTTAAGCCATTCATTTTTGCtgatttaaaacttaatataactattttggAAGAATTTCAAGATTTTCAAGATTTAAAGTGGCATATTCAATCTTCAAAAAGTACCTTTCAATATGGTCATTTAGAGAGTATTTCTGTACAGACTAAAGCAATGGATGAAATTATTCTGG gtctggaaaaaattatttttgaggatTCAGATTTTGTTTCGCCGATTTCTCGATCCCTGGCATTCCATCAATGGACAGCAAAcaag GTCATATCCAAGGAATTGATTCGGAACATGAGTTTAAACTTTGCCTGCATCACAATTGTTCTTTTTATGCTTTTGGCAAACATTCAACTAAGTCTTATTGTTCTATTTACTGTTGCAATGACCATTACAGAGATTGCTGGTTTCGCCTATTTTGTGGggttaaatattgaaatagtcACATCCCTGGAATTAATTCTCAGTGTAGGATTAGTTCTTGATTACTCAGCTCACATAGGTGTATGCTATACCATTCAAAAGACTGGTTCGCGAAGAGAAAGAAGTCAAAGAGCCTTGCTTGACATGGGCCCAGCTATATTTAGTGGAGGGTTTTCAACCTTCCTTGCCTTTGTCGTACTGTTCTTCAATGATTCTTACATTTTTACATCATTCTGTCATATGTTGGGCTTTGGAGTTCTTTTCGGATTATGGAATGCATTAGTTTTTATGCCACTTCTTCTTAGCTACTTTGGGCCTCTGACGGAAGAAGAACTAAAAACGGTATCTCCTACTCCTTCCGTAGGAAGAGTCAACATGGCATTCCCTTGCAGTAACTCTGATATAGCTCCTCCtatggaggaaaaaaagaaacatttcgTTGAAGTAATTTCCTCTGACGGATCTAATGAATATGTtgccaaattttaa
- the LOC121121343 gene encoding patched domain-containing protein 3 isoform X3: MTGLIWFHQTTDYEVLWAPDNTNALQNKLWIEKNYPKDSRLEYIILEAPNVLTKENIIYLFKIDQKLRNVVSSTYNKTYADLCYRTPQKCVSQSILQIWANKESIPDEDIIMGLDSNTIFKDVTKAWNEGSLGLDLLINEPEWNDNGKTIIGAKGFLSIWLMKNNASDYVEGDLPRDWVAEDWEKNLIKFLTDGTDHQPNLENASNDAMVYSFTERSFQDEIVTSIDGGMYVFGVGFLLILIYSLLVTSDFHPVNQRVMLLLLGFMVIGMAIGSSFGLGFHIGIIYADLHPIIPFLLLGIGVDDLFIIIKSTDNLSQKEKELPLKERIALVVQHSGVSITVTSLTDLVAFLISSTTSIPLLRAFCLSVALGISFLYFFVVTFFIAWYTLDERRIEEGKAFLWFTKRVHSVPPKKSTWTHNLYKKYYVEYLFAIPSQLILGGISLLVFGFGIFGTFNIQQDYDPITYMRQNSYQVKFIEAKNRLYPEFGDIVDIYVGNIPYWENIQEMKQIDSLVNNCQYVRTGSHSLYWFKHVIDVCESEGFNCSTEFDFKKAIVFSLVLKPFIFADLKLNITILEEFQDFQDLKWHIQSSKSTFQYGHLESISVQTKAMDEIILGLEKIIFEDSDFVSPISRSLAFHQWTANKVISKELIRNMSLNFACITIVLFMLLANIQLSLIVLFTVAMTITEIAGFAYFVGLNIEIVTSLELILSVGLVLDYSAHIGVCYTIQKTGSRRERSQRALLDMGPAIFSGGFSTFLAFVVLFFNDSYIFTSFCHMLGFGVLFGLWNALVFMPLLLSYFGPLTEEELKTVSPTPSVGRVNMAFPCSNSDIAPPMEEKKKHFVEVISSDGSNEYVAKF; the protein is encoded by the exons ATGACAGGTTTAATTTGGTTTCATCAAACCACAGACTATGAAGTTCTATGGGCCCCTGACAATACCAAC GCCCTTCAAAATAAACTTTGGATTGAGAAAAACTACCCAAAGGACTCAAGGTTGGAGTATATTATTCTTGAGGCTCCAAATGTTTTAACAAAGGAGAATATTATTTAC CTCTTCAAGATTGATCAAAAACTTCGAAATGTGGTTTCCTCAACGTATAATAAAACATATGCTGATCTATGTTATCG CACCCCTCAGAAATGTGTCTCTCAAAGTATACTTC agaTTTGGGCTAATAAGGAAAGCATACCAGATGAAGACATAATAATGGGGTTAGATAGCAATACCATATTCAAGGATGTGACAAAGGCTTGGAACGAGGG TTCTTTAGGTTTGGATTTACTCATCAATGAGCCAGAATGGAATGATAATGGTAAAACAATTATTGGTGCAAAAGGGTTTCTCTCAATTTGGCTCATGAAAAACAATGCTTCAGACTATGTTGAGGGTGATTTACCAAGGGATTGGGTTGCAGAAGattgggagaaaaatttaattaagtttttaacaGATGGAACAGATCATCAACCTAACCTGGAAAATGCTTCAAACGACGCCATGGTCTACTCTTTTACAGAGAGAAG cTTTCAAGATGAAATTGTTACATCAATTGATGGTGGAATGTATGTATTTGGAGTAGGATTTCTTCTCATCCTTATATACTCGTTGTTAG TAACCTCTGACTTCCACCCTGTCAATCAACGAGTCATGTTACTTCTCCTTGGTTTTATGGTGATTGGAATGGCAATAGGCTCTTCATTTGGTCTTGGCTTTCATATTGGAATCATTTACGCAGATCTCCACCCCATCATACCCTTTCTACTCTTGGGTATTGGTGTAGACGACctcttcatcatcatcaagtCAACAGATAATCTAagtcaaaaagaaaaggagtTACCTCTAAAAGAACGAATTGCACTTGTTGTACAGCATAGTGGGGTGTCAATAACAGTCACATCTCTAACTGATCTTGTGgcttttttaattagttctacAACGTCCATTCCTTTATTGAGAGCATTTTGTCTCTCTGTGGCTCTCGGGATAtcttttctctatttttttgttgtcacATTTTTTATAGCCTGGTATACCTTGGATGAACGTCGAATTGAGGAAGGGAAGGCTTTTCTATGGTTTACCAAACGTGTACACAGtgttcccccaaaaaaatcaacatggactcataatttgtataaaaagtattatgtgGAATATCTTTTTGCGATACCAAGTCAATTGATTCTTGGAGGAATAAGTTTGTTGGTATTTGGTTTTGGGATCTTTGGTACATTCAATATTCAACAAGACTATGATCCTATAACCTACATGAGACAAAATTCTTACCAAGTTAAATTTATAGAGGCCAAGAATCGACTTTATCCAGAGTTTGGTGATATTGttgatatatatgtag GAAATATTCCATATTGGGAGAATATACAAGAAATGAAACAAATTGATAGTCTTGTCAACAATTGTCAATATGTTCGCACAGGATCTCATTCCCTTTATTGGTTTAAACATGTCATTGATGTCTGTGAAAGTGAAGGCTTCAATTGCTCAACAG agtttgattttaaaaaggcCATTGTGTTTTCCCTAGTACTTAAGCCATTCATTTTTGCtgatttaaaacttaatataactattttggAAGAATTTCAAGATTTTCAAGATTTAAAGTGGCATATTCAATCTTCAAAAAGTACCTTTCAATATGGTCATTTAGAGAGTATTTCTGTACAGACTAAAGCAATGGATGAAATTATTCTGG gtctggaaaaaattatttttgaggatTCAGATTTTGTTTCGCCGATTTCTCGATCCCTGGCATTCCATCAATGGACAGCAAAcaag GTCATATCCAAGGAATTGATTCGGAACATGAGTTTAAACTTTGCCTGCATCACAATTGTTCTTTTTATGCTTTTGGCAAACATTCAACTAAGTCTTATTGTTCTATTTACTGTTGCAATGACCATTACAGAGATTGCTGGTTTCGCCTATTTTGTGGggttaaatattgaaatagtcACATCCCTGGAATTAATTCTCAGTGTAGGATTAGTTCTTGATTACTCAGCTCACATAGGTGTATGCTATACCATTCAAAAGACTGGTTCGCGAAGAGAAAGAAGTCAAAGAGCCTTGCTTGACATGGGCCCAGCTATATTTAGTGGAGGGTTTTCAACCTTCCTTGCCTTTGTCGTACTGTTCTTCAATGATTCTTACATTTTTACATCATTCTGTCATATGTTGGGCTTTGGAGTTCTTTTCGGATTATGGAATGCATTAGTTTTTATGCCACTTCTTCTTAGCTACTTTGGGCCTCTGACGGAAGAAGAACTAAAAACGGTATCTCCTACTCCTTCCGTAGGAAGAGTCAACATGGCATTCCCTTGCAGTAACTCTGATATAGCTCCTCCtatggaggaaaaaaagaaacatttcgTTGAAGTAATTTCCTCTGACGGATCTAATGAATATGTtgccaaattttaa
- the LOC121121343 gene encoding patched domain-containing protein 3 isoform X4 has product MVKFLDKLSTLFTRTLENIFYSSLGLDLLINEPEWNDNGKTIIGAKGFLSIWLMKNNASDYVEGDLPRDWVAEDWEKNLIKFLTDGTDHQPNLENASNDAMVYSFTERSFQDEIVTSIDGGMYVFGVGFLLILIYSLLVTSDFHPVNQRVMLLLLGFMVIGMAIGSSFGLGFHIGIIYADLHPIIPFLLLGIGVDDLFIIIKSTDNLSQKEKELPLKERIALVVQHSGVSITVTSLTDLVAFLISSTTSIPLLRAFCLSVALGISFLYFFVVTFFIAWYTLDERRIEEGKAFLWFTKRVHSVPPKKSTWTHNLYKKYYVEYLFAIPSQLILGGISLLVFGFGIFGTFNIQQDYDPITYMRQNSYQVKFIEAKNRLYPEFGDIVDIYVGNIPYWENIQEMKQIDSLVNNCQYVRTGSHSLYWFKHVIDVCESEGFNCSTEFDFKKAIVFSLVLKPFIFADLKLNITILEEFQDFQDLKWHIQSSKSTFQYGHLESISVQTKAMDEIILGLEKIIFEDSDFVSPISRSLAFHQWTANKVISKELIRNMSLNFACITIVLFMLLANIQLSLIVLFTVAMTITEIAGFAYFVGLNIEIVTSLELILSVGLVLDYSAHIGVCYTIQKTGSRRERSQRALLDMGPAIFSGGFSTFLAFVVLFFNDSYIFTSFCHMLGFGVLFGLWNALVFMPLLLSYFGPLTEEELKTVSPTPSVGRVNMAFPCSNSDIAPPMEEKKKHFVEVISSDGSNEYVAKF; this is encoded by the exons TTCTTTAGGTTTGGATTTACTCATCAATGAGCCAGAATGGAATGATAATGGTAAAACAATTATTGGTGCAAAAGGGTTTCTCTCAATTTGGCTCATGAAAAACAATGCTTCAGACTATGTTGAGGGTGATTTACCAAGGGATTGGGTTGCAGAAGattgggagaaaaatttaattaagtttttaacaGATGGAACAGATCATCAACCTAACCTGGAAAATGCTTCAAACGACGCCATGGTCTACTCTTTTACAGAGAGAAG cTTTCAAGATGAAATTGTTACATCAATTGATGGTGGAATGTATGTATTTGGAGTAGGATTTCTTCTCATCCTTATATACTCGTTGTTAG TAACCTCTGACTTCCACCCTGTCAATCAACGAGTCATGTTACTTCTCCTTGGTTTTATGGTGATTGGAATGGCAATAGGCTCTTCATTTGGTCTTGGCTTTCATATTGGAATCATTTACGCAGATCTCCACCCCATCATACCCTTTCTACTCTTGGGTATTGGTGTAGACGACctcttcatcatcatcaagtCAACAGATAATCTAagtcaaaaagaaaaggagtTACCTCTAAAAGAACGAATTGCACTTGTTGTACAGCATAGTGGGGTGTCAATAACAGTCACATCTCTAACTGATCTTGTGgcttttttaattagttctacAACGTCCATTCCTTTATTGAGAGCATTTTGTCTCTCTGTGGCTCTCGGGATAtcttttctctatttttttgttgtcacATTTTTTATAGCCTGGTATACCTTGGATGAACGTCGAATTGAGGAAGGGAAGGCTTTTCTATGGTTTACCAAACGTGTACACAGtgttcccccaaaaaaatcaacatggactcataatttgtataaaaagtattatgtgGAATATCTTTTTGCGATACCAAGTCAATTGATTCTTGGAGGAATAAGTTTGTTGGTATTTGGTTTTGGGATCTTTGGTACATTCAATATTCAACAAGACTATGATCCTATAACCTACATGAGACAAAATTCTTACCAAGTTAAATTTATAGAGGCCAAGAATCGACTTTATCCAGAGTTTGGTGATATTGttgatatatatgtag GAAATATTCCATATTGGGAGAATATACAAGAAATGAAACAAATTGATAGTCTTGTCAACAATTGTCAATATGTTCGCACAGGATCTCATTCCCTTTATTGGTTTAAACATGTCATTGATGTCTGTGAAAGTGAAGGCTTCAATTGCTCAACAG agtttgattttaaaaaggcCATTGTGTTTTCCCTAGTACTTAAGCCATTCATTTTTGCtgatttaaaacttaatataactattttggAAGAATTTCAAGATTTTCAAGATTTAAAGTGGCATATTCAATCTTCAAAAAGTACCTTTCAATATGGTCATTTAGAGAGTATTTCTGTACAGACTAAAGCAATGGATGAAATTATTCTGG gtctggaaaaaattatttttgaggatTCAGATTTTGTTTCGCCGATTTCTCGATCCCTGGCATTCCATCAATGGACAGCAAAcaag GTCATATCCAAGGAATTGATTCGGAACATGAGTTTAAACTTTGCCTGCATCACAATTGTTCTTTTTATGCTTTTGGCAAACATTCAACTAAGTCTTATTGTTCTATTTACTGTTGCAATGACCATTACAGAGATTGCTGGTTTCGCCTATTTTGTGGggttaaatattgaaatagtcACATCCCTGGAATTAATTCTCAGTGTAGGATTAGTTCTTGATTACTCAGCTCACATAGGTGTATGCTATACCATTCAAAAGACTGGTTCGCGAAGAGAAAGAAGTCAAAGAGCCTTGCTTGACATGGGCCCAGCTATATTTAGTGGAGGGTTTTCAACCTTCCTTGCCTTTGTCGTACTGTTCTTCAATGATTCTTACATTTTTACATCATTCTGTCATATGTTGGGCTTTGGAGTTCTTTTCGGATTATGGAATGCATTAGTTTTTATGCCACTTCTTCTTAGCTACTTTGGGCCTCTGACGGAAGAAGAACTAAAAACGGTATCTCCTACTCCTTCCGTAGGAAGAGTCAACATGGCATTCCCTTGCAGTAACTCTGATATAGCTCCTCCtatggaggaaaaaaagaaacatttcgTTGAAGTAATTTCCTCTGACGGATCTAATGAATATGTtgccaaattttaa